In Syntrophotaleaceae bacterium, a genomic segment contains:
- a CDS encoding enoyl-ACP reductase produces MGLMTGKKGIIFGVANDMSIAWGIAQQLKDAGATLGFTYLNEALEKRVRPLAESLDAELILPCDLAKDEDIDAVFQEVEKAWGSLDFVVHAVAFANREDLKNPFSQTSRDNFLLALDISAYTLVAVTRGAAPLMKNGGSIVTMTYLGAQRAVPNYNVMGVAKAALEASTRYLAAELGEKGIRINAISAGPIKTLAASAVGQFKEKLRVMDERAPLRRTVTQNEVGKSALYLLSDLSSGVTGETHFVDAGFNFVVG; encoded by the coding sequence ATGGGTCTTATGACAGGAAAAAAGGGCATTATCTTCGGCGTTGCCAACGATATGAGCATCGCCTGGGGGATAGCCCAGCAATTGAAGGACGCTGGTGCCACCCTCGGATTTACTTATCTGAACGAAGCTCTTGAAAAGCGGGTTCGCCCCCTGGCGGAAAGTTTGGATGCGGAACTGATCCTTCCCTGCGATCTGGCTAAGGACGAGGATATCGACGCCGTCTTCCAAGAGGTCGAAAAGGCCTGGGGCAGTCTCGATTTCGTGGTCCATGCCGTTGCTTTCGCCAACCGGGAGGACCTCAAAAACCCCTTCAGTCAGACCAGCCGCGACAATTTCCTGCTGGCCTTGGACATCAGTGCCTATACCCTTGTTGCGGTGACAAGAGGAGCGGCTCCGCTGATGAAAAACGGCGGCTCAATCGTCACCATGACCTATCTCGGAGCCCAGCGGGCGGTGCCCAACTACAATGTCATGGGAGTGGCCAAAGCAGCTCTTGAGGCGTCCACCCGGTATCTTGCAGCTGAACTGGGGGAGAAGGGCATCCGGATCAACGCCATCTCCGCAGGGCCCATCAAGACGTTGGCCGCCTCCGCCGTCGGCCAGTTCAAGGAAAAACTGCGGGTTATGGACGAGCGCGCCCCCCTGCGCCGGACGGTGACCCAGAACGAGGTCGGCAAGTCCGCCCTCTATCTGCTGTCCGATCTTTCCAGCGGAGTAACCGGAGAGACTCACTTTGTCGATGCCGGCTTCAATTTCGTTGTCGGTTGA
- a CDS encoding LysM peptidoglycan-binding domain-containing protein, giving the protein MSRYLMCLLLVLLAGCVTGDRGGFSSSNGFLEAPGDENGSIDPFGEDLAEEDLVGEDTALLDPLTREDMDLLSGEDQAPPEDEGETAVEEGTSFDLPVVKNAKVRYFLDYFTGTARNAVHRWLERSTRYLPMMREVFAEEGLPLDLTYLAMIESGFNSRAVSRAKAVGPWQFMEGTGRMYGLENDWWHDERRDPYKATRAAARHLRDLYNRYEDWYLAIAAYNAGAGRVDRAIVKAGTRDFWEISHGSFLAKETQHYLPKLMAAILISKNPEKYGFNDLNYQPALATDVVELPSSTDLEIIARLVEVTEEEVRDLNPELKRWCTPPNKKGYPVRLPSGTAESFKRQYAEISPSQRANFQQHRVRSGDTLTGLARRYGITTKDIVRLNNIRNPRALRVGQDLILPMQAGAALASIYMDSVPSSKPSSYKVRNGDNLWSISRRLGVTTKQLCDWNDLRSKAVLRPGQVLKVHGSNRHVAAKSAQSSYKVRNGDNLWVISRRFGMSTSQLCSLNGLGANDILKPGQVLKVSGKASGRDVSSSQSIYQVANGDNLWTISQRLGVSTSQLCEWNGLQKNDILKPGQVLQIREVGLQSSVGTKKVVYQVRPGDTVWEIGRRYDLKARDIMDWNNLNHSHVIQPGDQLTLLLEEEQKG; this is encoded by the coding sequence TTGTCCAGATATCTGATGTGTCTGCTTCTGGTGCTATTAGCCGGGTGCGTAACAGGAGACCGAGGTGGTTTTAGCAGTTCAAACGGTTTTTTGGAGGCGCCGGGTGACGAAAATGGTTCCATCGACCCGTTCGGTGAAGACCTTGCAGAGGAAGACCTGGTTGGAGAAGATACGGCACTGCTGGATCCGCTGACCCGCGAGGACATGGACCTTTTGTCCGGGGAGGATCAGGCCCCGCCGGAGGACGAGGGGGAGACGGCTGTGGAGGAAGGTACCTCCTTCGATCTGCCGGTCGTCAAGAATGCAAAGGTCCGTTATTTTCTAGATTATTTCACCGGTACCGCACGCAATGCCGTTCATCGCTGGCTGGAACGTTCGACCCGGTACCTGCCCATGATGCGGGAGGTGTTCGCCGAAGAAGGGCTGCCCCTCGACCTGACCTATCTGGCCATGATTGAATCCGGTTTCAACAGCCGGGCTGTCAGTCGAGCCAAAGCCGTAGGGCCATGGCAGTTCATGGAGGGCACCGGCCGTATGTATGGGCTGGAAAACGACTGGTGGCACGATGAGAGACGTGATCCTTACAAGGCGACCCGTGCCGCTGCCCGCCATCTCAGAGACCTGTATAATCGGTACGAAGACTGGTACCTGGCCATTGCCGCCTACAATGCCGGAGCGGGCCGGGTGGATCGCGCTATCGTGAAAGCCGGTACACGGGATTTCTGGGAAATAAGTCATGGCAGTTTTCTTGCCAAGGAGACGCAGCACTACCTGCCCAAGTTGATGGCAGCCATTCTCATCAGCAAAAATCCGGAAAAATACGGTTTTAACGACCTCAATTACCAGCCTGCCCTGGCCACCGACGTTGTTGAACTGCCCAGCTCGACCGATCTCGAAATTATTGCCCGTCTGGTCGAAGTAACGGAGGAGGAGGTCCGTGATCTGAATCCAGAACTCAAACGCTGGTGCACCCCTCCCAACAAAAAAGGGTATCCGGTCCGCCTTCCCTCCGGAACCGCAGAATCCTTCAAGCGTCAGTATGCGGAAATCAGTCCCTCCCAGCGGGCCAATTTCCAGCAGCACCGCGTGCGCTCCGGCGATACCCTTACGGGCCTGGCACGCCGTTACGGCATCACAACCAAGGATATCGTCCGGTTAAACAACATACGCAATCCAAGGGCCCTCAGGGTCGGTCAGGACCTTATCCTGCCGATGCAGGCCGGTGCTGCCCTGGCTTCCATCTACATGGACAGTGTCCCTTCAAGCAAACCGAGTTCTTACAAAGTGCGAAACGGGGATAACCTGTGGTCGATCTCCCGGCGTCTTGGAGTCACGACCAAGCAGCTGTGTGACTGGAACGACCTGCGATCAAAAGCAGTACTGCGTCCCGGCCAGGTTCTGAAAGTACATGGTTCCAACCGGCATGTCGCGGCCAAAAGTGCACAGAGTTCATACAAAGTCCGCAACGGCGACAACCTCTGGGTCATTTCCCGGCGTTTTGGCATGTCCACATCCCAGTTGTGCTCCCTGAACGGCCTGGGGGCGAACGATATTCTGAAACCGGGGCAGGTCCTGAAAGTCTCCGGGAAGGCATCGGGAAGGGATGTCTCATCCAGCCAGAGCATCTATCAAGTGGCGAATGGCGACAATCTCTGGACGATTTCACAACGTCTCGGGGTTTCCACCAGTCAGCTGTGCGAATGGAACGGCCTGCAGAAAAACGATATTCTGAAGCCCGGCCAGGTGCTGCAAATCAGAGAAGTCGGTCTGCAGAGTTCAGTCGGCACCAAGAAGGTGGTCTACCAGGTCCGCCCCGGCGACACTGTATGGGAGATTGGACGGAGGTACGATCTCAAGGCCAGGGATATCATGGACTGGAATAACCTGAACCACAGTCACGTCATCCAACCCGGCGATCAGCTGACCCTGCTGCTGGAGGAGGAGCAGAAGGGTTAA
- the hflX gene encoding GTPase HflX, translating into MIHGNLTGLKSSEIRALERIYRRRVPPERVVTSELARYLTELSEEIRRQIGLIIDRGGTVLYVIVGDDREIVIPDLSDYGLGRSGLRGLRCVHTHLRGEPLTDDDITDLALLRLDLMVAIAVGDQGLPGPISYGHILPPNPAGKRVEVLQSPSIYDLDLDLSMFLRGLETELEEKMGETVDLSDTREKAILISVSTDSRMEIEDSLDELVELARTADVLVLDRFVQRPRQINPKFLMGEGKAKEVVIQALQLGATLLIFDQDLSPGQVRAISGLTDLKVIDRSQLILDIFARRAHTRDGKVQVELAQLKYILPRLTGRGVAFSRLMGGIGGRGPGETKLEIDRRRIRDRINRLENELKALSKGRLQRRQRRIRAGVPIVSIVGYTNAGKSTLLNALTQSDVFTEDLLFATLDTATRRLRFPQEREVIITDTVGFIRKLPKSLLGAFKATLEELEDADLLLHVVDLSNPRFEEQIAAVERILLELELGRVPRLLVFNKIDLVPDAEVGPMCRRFDAIPISARNRRSFDPLLEKLEQRFWPDEG; encoded by the coding sequence GTGATACATGGCAATTTGACCGGATTGAAATCGAGCGAGATCCGTGCACTCGAGCGGATCTACCGGCGCCGGGTTCCTCCCGAACGGGTGGTCACCTCGGAACTGGCCCGCTACCTCACTGAACTGTCTGAGGAGATCCGCCGCCAGATCGGCCTGATCATCGATCGGGGCGGCACAGTTCTCTACGTCATTGTCGGCGACGACCGCGAAATCGTCATTCCCGATCTGTCCGACTACGGATTGGGGCGGAGCGGGCTGCGGGGCCTGCGCTGCGTGCACACCCATCTGCGGGGCGAGCCCCTGACCGATGACGACATCACCGACCTGGCGCTGCTGCGTCTCGACCTGATGGTGGCCATCGCCGTCGGCGACCAGGGGTTGCCCGGACCGATCAGCTACGGGCATATCCTTCCTCCCAATCCCGCCGGAAAAAGGGTTGAAGTTCTCCAGTCTCCCTCCATCTATGATCTAGACCTCGATCTCTCGATGTTCCTGCGGGGGCTGGAAACCGAGCTCGAAGAAAAGATGGGAGAGACCGTCGATCTGTCCGATACACGGGAAAAGGCGATCCTCATTTCCGTCAGCACTGATTCCCGGATGGAAATCGAGGATTCCCTGGATGAACTGGTCGAGCTTGCCCGCACAGCCGACGTCCTGGTGCTGGATCGTTTCGTTCAGCGGCCACGGCAGATCAATCCCAAATTCCTGATGGGGGAAGGCAAGGCCAAGGAGGTGGTCATTCAGGCGCTGCAGCTGGGTGCCACCCTGCTGATTTTCGACCAGGATCTGTCCCCGGGCCAGGTCCGGGCCATTTCGGGACTGACCGATCTCAAGGTCATCGATCGCAGCCAGCTCATTCTCGATATCTTCGCACGCCGGGCTCATACCCGGGACGGCAAGGTGCAGGTGGAACTGGCGCAGCTCAAGTATATTCTCCCCCGTCTCACCGGGCGGGGCGTCGCCTTTTCCCGACTGATGGGCGGCATCGGCGGGCGCGGACCGGGTGAAACCAAACTGGAGATCGACCGGCGCCGGATCCGCGACCGCATCAACCGGCTTGAAAACGAACTCAAGGCGCTTTCCAAAGGGCGGCTGCAGCGCCGCCAGCGCCGGATTCGGGCCGGGGTTCCTATCGTTTCCATCGTCGGCTATACCAATGCGGGAAAATCCACCCTGCTCAATGCCCTGACCCAGAGCGATGTTTTTACCGAGGATCTGCTCTTCGCCACCCTGGATACCGCCACCCGGCGGCTGCGATTTCCGCAGGAGCGGGAAGTGATCATCACCGATACCGTCGGTTTCATCCGCAAATTGCCGAAAAGCCTGCTGGGTGCTTTCAAAGCCACCCTTGAGGAGCTCGAGGACGCGGACCTTCTGCTGCATGTCGTCGATCTTTCCAACCCACGTTTTGAAGAACAGATTGCGGCGGTGGAGCGAATCTTGCTTGAGCTGGAACTGGGACGCGTACCCCGGTTGCTGGTTTTCAACAAAATCGATCTGGTGCCCGACGCAGAGGTTGGCCCAATGTGCCGGCGATTCGATGCCATCCCGATCAGCGCCAGGAACCGCCGCAGCTTCGATCCTCTGCTCGAAAAACTGGAGCAGCGATTCTGGCCGGATGAAGGGTAA